The DNA window CGAGTTTATTGTATATTGTTTTTTCGAACAACTCTCTGTCAACTTTGCCTACTGGTGGTAATCCATTCATTTTATCCCTATCTCTCTAAATAATGTTATATTGCTATAAAAACATAATTGCTTGGTTTTAACTGCGTTAAATCAATTTTGTTGTTTATTATTGGGTTTTTAATCCCAAAACATGTGTGTGCGTGCGTATTTACGTTCTTCGTTGTATATTTTTCGGTATAGGCCTTCCCCTTCCGGTAGGTCACGTAGGATTCTTGAAGCAGCTGTAGGTCCTACTCCACGTCCAGCTAATACGGTTACTCCTTGTTTTCCATGGGATAGAACAATGTTTGCGCTTTTTATCAGGTTTTTCACATCCTTATCGTTCTTACCGGCTTTATATTTCTTGATTTTTTCTTCTTCCCATGGCTTTAAAGCAGCTATATACCTTGAGTCACATACTGGACATTCGGGGTCGCCTCGAACATGCCTTATCTTCTTGGTGGTCTTCCAGTCACCACAGTGTATGCAGAAAAGAAGTGTACGGTCATCCTTTATCCGCTCCTCAATCGTCCGGATAATTGTTTCATCGGTTTCTTCAGGAGAAATCAAGTCAACCCCACTTTCCTTGCCTAACCGACCGATAGGTGAATGGCCATTCTTCCAGGATACCGAGATATCACTGCCAATAGCGTTTAATACCTCTTTAGAAGTTTTTATATCGAGTTTGTAGTTTAAAATCTCCTTCATAGCTTCTTTATACAAAGGAGTATCCTTGTATATCTCCAGTAATTTCTCAGTGTCATATGAAGTATATTCAGCATCCTTCCTCACAACACCAAACTTCTTAGCAACCTTCATCAACTCCCACTTGAATTGAGAGGTATTTTTCAACGACATCATCAAGATTGGCTCCAAATGACTGGGGTCAACCGGAAAAACCTCTTTAACTATTGAGGTACGTGTCTTACCCGGTAATTTAAGTGTAATCCTATATGGATCAACATCCAAGCCAACACTACCACCGATACGTGAGGCCAGTAAGGAGGTAACCGCCTGCCCCAAAGTCTTGTTCACCCTGTGGCCAAAACAACAATTCAATATTACCTCCCGCTTACCCAACTCACCAACAATCTCTTTATCTGTAGGTACAGGAAATCCATTATCCAACTGCCTACCAACCACATCAATTATTTTATCAACCGACTCACCAGATAGCCGTAGGCTATCAAAATCAACCTTCTCATCTTTCTCTATCGCTGTTTTAACCTCTCTACGCACCTTACCTACAGATTGAGCAACCATGTATGGAACAGGTATTTCCTCACCTACCCAAGTAGGAATAGTTCCCTGAGGATCTTTTATCTCTTCAACCTTTATTTTATCATCTTCCATACTCAGGATACGCCACATCTTACCCTCGGTAATAAAAACCTCACCAGGTTTAGCAAAACCTGCAACAAAACTCTCGTCAAGCCTTGCAAGCGGCCTACCACTAGCTATATCACGCACTTCATAGGTACTCTCATCAGGAATCATGCTTAAATTAGAGTAATAGTATTTCCAGGTTGAACCACGCCTCTTAACCATATTATCTTCAAAAGAAACTACTCTAGCTTGACTCAATTGGTTCAAAACCCTTTCTAGACCATCTTTAGTTAGATCTTTATATGGATATGCCTTTTTAACCAACCTGTACGCCCTATCCAAAGTTAGGTCATCAACTTCAAGAGCCAACCCCGATATTTGGTTGGCTAAAACGTCATAACACATAGTTCTAGGAACAATATCTTCCAAATCATTATTCAAAGCCTTCTCTATTATAACTCCCGACTCAGCAATATCATCAGGATTACTAGAGAGTACAACGCCCTTAGAATCCTTTTCAATCGAATGACCAGACCTACCAACCCTCTGCAACAACCTAAAAACCTGCCTTGGAGAGTTATACTGTATAACAAGATCTACATGACCAACATCGATACCCAACTCCATCGAACTGGTGCAGATCAACGCATCCAAACCACCGTCTTTAAAACTATCCTCAACCTCGATCCTACGTTCCTTAGATAAAGAACCATGATGCACACCAACCGTTCTATCCAACAAATTCATACGACTCGATAACGTCTCAGCCATCTGCCTCGTGTTAACAAAAATCAAAGTAGATTTATGGCTCTCTATCAACTCAATCATGCGCATTAAATGGCCTGACATCTCCCTCGACAACATAGTTTTACGTTTAACACGATCAACACCGGTTTCAGGCAATGGAGATTCAATCAAAAAATCAAACGGCTCCGAAGCCTCGATCCAAACCAACTCACAACCCCGGTCAACACCCACAAGCAGGTTCATAATATCCCTGGGATTCCCAACAGTAGCCGACAAACCAAGTCTCTGAAACCCACCAGCAGCCTCCTCAAGCCGTTCAAGAGCAAGAGACAACTGAATCCCACGTTTAGAATCAGCTAAATCATGTATCTCATCAACAATAACATGACGTACATTTGAAAGATGCTCCCGCATCCTCGAACCAGGTAAAATCGCCTGTAAAGTCTCAGGCGTAGTAACAAGCAAATCAGGTGGATCCAAAGCCTGCTGCCTACGCCGATAACTAGTAGTATCCCCATGACGAACCTGAACATCCAAACCCAACTTATCACCCCACCACTCAAGCCTACCAACAATATCACGATTAAGAGCCCGCAAAGGAGTGATATACAACGCCTGAATACCCTCCCCACCCTCAATCAAACTCAAAACAGGAAGAGAAATAGCCTCAGTCTTACCAGAACCAGTCGGACTAATCAAAAGTAAATTCCCACCACCAACAACCTTAGGAATAGCCCGACGCTGTGGCTCAGTAGCTACATCAAAACCACGTT is part of the Methanonatronarchaeum thermophilum genome and encodes:
- a CDS encoding DEAD/DEAH box helicase — protein: MPFDVLGEDVVEIVRERGFDVATEPQRRAIPKVVGGGNLLLISPTGSGKTEAISLPVLSLIEGGEGIQALYITPLRALNRDIVGRLEWWGDKLGLDVQVRHGDTTSYRRRQQALDPPDLLVTTPETLQAILPGSRMREHLSNVRHVIVDEIHDLADSKRGIQLSLALERLEEAAGGFQRLGLSATVGNPRDIMNLLVGVDRGCELVWIEASEPFDFLIESPLPETGVDRVKRKTMLSREMSGHLMRMIELIESHKSTLIFVNTRQMAETLSSRMNLLDRTVGVHHGSLSKERRIEVEDSFKDGGLDALICTSSMELGIDVGHVDLVIQYNSPRQVFRLLQRVGRSGHSIEKDSKGVVLSSNPDDIAESGVIIEKALNNDLEDIVPRTMCYDVLANQISGLALEVDDLTLDRAYRLVKKAYPYKDLTKDGLERVLNQLSQARVVSFEDNMVKRRGSTWKYYYSNLSMIPDESTYEVRDIASGRPLARLDESFVAGFAKPGEVFITEGKMWRILSMEDDKIKVEEIKDPQGTIPTWVGEEIPVPYMVAQSVGKVRREVKTAIEKDEKVDFDSLRLSGESVDKIIDVVGRQLDNGFPVPTDKEIVGELGKREVILNCCFGHRVNKTLGQAVTSLLASRIGGSVGLDVDPYRITLKLPGKTRTSIVKEVFPVDPSHLEPILMMSLKNTSQFKWELMKVAKKFGVVRKDAEYTSYDTEKLLEIYKDTPLYKEAMKEILNYKLDIKTSKEVLNAIGSDISVSWKNGHSPIGRLGKESGVDLISPEETDETIIRTIEERIKDDRTLLFCIHCGDWKTTKKIRHVRGDPECPVCDSRYIAALKPWEEEKIKKYKAGKNDKDVKNLIKSANIVLSHGKQGVTVLAGRGVGPTAASRILRDLPEGEGLYRKIYNEERKYARTHMFWD